From Hymenobacter sedentarius, a single genomic window includes:
- a CDS encoding tetratricopeptide repeat protein, which translates to MKHALFHRAFIAPLVLLLSCRQESSTPSQAAITALSLKRGQIITCGATDRKLGAVEFNTSCGVATQESFNLALQLLHSFEYDEAEKAFATVINKNPACAMAYWGVAMANFHPLWTPPSELELKKGVKAISIAQSIAKKSPREAAYIAAIAAYYHDWERVDHRSRCIAFEKAMELVHSKYPTDSEATIFYALALTAAADPADKQFINQRKAGRLLEALYPNEPNHPGIIHYIIHTYDYPELAVLALPAARRYAAVAPSSAHALHMPSHIFTRLGLWEECINSNLTSVASAQCYAKEAGIKGHWDEELHGMDYLVYAYLQRGQNGLAKQQLDYLKSIKEVSPLNFKVAYAFAAIPARYSLENKRWPEAASFPIDSTVVPWKDFPWQKAIIHFARVLGSVHTGQMAAATAELAQLKGIHSLLVKQKDAYKAKQVEIQLRAAEAWIHLLAGRNIEALALMNQAADLEDQTEKHPVTPSEVIPARELLGDMLLQLNQPKQALAAYSASLRKHPNRFNGLYNAGLAAERAGLPDSAALYYQQLIMVANAANSDRTELKTIRQFLTAHKFNVAVASHEI; encoded by the coding sequence ATGAAACACGCATTATTTCACCGGGCGTTTATTGCCCCATTGGTGCTGCTTCTATCGTGCAGGCAGGAAAGTTCTACCCCATCGCAAGCAGCAATTACTGCGCTAAGTCTCAAGCGGGGTCAAATTATTACCTGCGGCGCTACCGACAGAAAATTGGGCGCTGTCGAATTTAATACCTCATGCGGCGTCGCAACTCAAGAAAGCTTCAACTTGGCTCTGCAGCTGCTGCACTCATTTGAATACGATGAGGCCGAAAAAGCATTTGCAACAGTTATTAATAAAAACCCGGCGTGTGCAATGGCCTATTGGGGGGTAGCGATGGCTAATTTTCACCCCCTCTGGACCCCACCTTCGGAACTCGAATTGAAGAAGGGTGTGAAAGCAATTTCTATAGCCCAATCAATTGCGAAAAAGTCACCCAGAGAGGCCGCTTACATTGCCGCCATTGCGGCCTATTACCACGACTGGGAACGGGTGGACCATCGCAGCCGGTGCATAGCCTTTGAGAAAGCAATGGAATTGGTTCATTCAAAGTACCCCACTGATTCTGAGGCTACCATTTTTTACGCCTTAGCACTAACTGCCGCGGCTGACCCAGCCGATAAGCAGTTTATAAATCAACGGAAGGCCGGCCGACTACTCGAGGCACTGTACCCCAACGAGCCCAATCACCCGGGCATCATCCATTATATCATTCACACCTATGATTACCCAGAGCTAGCTGTATTAGCCCTGCCGGCAGCTAGAAGATATGCGGCAGTGGCGCCGTCGTCAGCGCACGCCCTGCATATGCCTTCGCATATTTTTACGCGCTTGGGGCTCTGGGAAGAATGCATAAATTCTAATTTAACCTCCGTGGCCTCAGCCCAATGCTATGCGAAGGAAGCCGGCATCAAAGGGCATTGGGACGAAGAACTGCACGGCATGGATTATCTGGTTTACGCATACCTGCAAAGAGGCCAAAACGGGCTTGCCAAACAGCAATTGGATTATTTAAAATCGATTAAAGAGGTTAGCCCGCTCAATTTCAAAGTTGCGTATGCTTTTGCCGCAATTCCGGCCCGGTACTCGCTGGAAAATAAGCGTTGGCCGGAAGCTGCCAGCTTCCCAATTGATAGCACAGTCGTCCCGTGGAAAGATTTTCCATGGCAAAAGGCTATTATCCATTTTGCTCGGGTGCTGGGCTCGGTTCATACTGGCCAAATGGCTGCGGCCACAGCCGAACTTGCACAGCTTAAAGGAATTCATAGCCTATTGGTCAAGCAAAAAGATGCCTACAAGGCCAAGCAGGTAGAAATTCAGTTACGTGCAGCCGAAGCTTGGATTCACCTCCTGGCCGGCCGAAATATCGAAGCATTGGCACTCATGAACCAGGCCGCTGACCTGGAAGACCAAACCGAAAAACATCCGGTCACGCCTTCGGAGGTTATTCCCGCCCGCGAACTGCTTGGCGATATGCTGCTGCAATTGAACCAGCCCAAGCAGGCGTTAGCAGCTTATTCGGCAAGCCTTCGAAAACACCCCAATCGGTTTAATGGGCTTTACAATGCAGGGTTGGCCGCTGAACGGGCAGGGCTCCCAGATAGCGCAGCGCTCTACTACCAGCAATTAATCATGGTCGCGAACGCTGCAAATTCCGACAGAACCGAGCTAAAAACAATTAGGCAATTTTTGACGGCGCATAAGTTTAATGTAGCTGTAGCATCACACGAAATATAG
- a CDS encoding ASCH domain-containing protein has translation MASTNKTFKALILNDYAGAPYADWIKSGAKTIETRHRSFNYRGDIIICCGKTNSVGKNAGKALCIVELWKIRPMRKSDEKASGVSYNPEIKSFLLRNWRHFSRDFEFSPQRVSGAWQSLFDITIPEDVQIIPRPDIKAFEEKESL, from the coding sequence ATGGCTTCTACTAACAAGACTTTCAAGGCTTTGATTTTAAATGATTACGCGGGTGCGCCGTATGCAGATTGGATAAAGAGTGGAGCAAAAACGATAGAAACCCGGCATAGGTCGTTCAATTACCGCGGTGATATCATCATTTGCTGTGGGAAGACAAACTCAGTTGGCAAAAACGCAGGGAAAGCTTTGTGCATAGTTGAGCTGTGGAAAATCAGGCCAATGAGAAAGTCAGACGAAAAGGCTTCTGGTGTCAGCTACAACCCGGAAATAAAATCCTTTCTACTTCGAAACTGGCGGCACTTTAGTCGCGACTTTGAATTCTCTCCGCAAAGGGTGTCAGGAGCATGGCAGAGTCTCTTTGATATTACCATCCCGGAGGATGTACAGATAATTCCACGGCCAGATATTAAGGCGTTTGAAGAAAAAGAGAGTCTTTAA
- a CDS encoding transketolase family protein, with protein MKDFPYTESKDTRSGFGAGLHELGKTNPNVVALCADLTGSLKMDAFKKDFPERFFQVGIAEANMMGVAAGMTIGGKIPFTGTFANFSTGRVYDQIRQSIAYSDKNVKICASHAGLTLGEDGATHQILEDLGMMKMLPGMTVINPCDYNQTKAATIAIAEHEGPVYLRFGRPVVPNFTPADQKFEIGKAWMLNEGTDVSIFATGHLVWKAVLAGKLLAEKGINAEIINIHTIKPLDKEAILASARKTRCVVTAEEHQMNGGLGDSIAQLLAREEPLPLEMVAVNDSFGESATPDQLMEKYKLNEAAIVAAVEAVMKRRK; from the coding sequence ATGAAAGACTTCCCCTACACCGAATCCAAAGACACCCGCAGCGGCTTCGGCGCCGGCCTGCACGAGCTGGGCAAAACCAACCCCAACGTAGTAGCCCTCTGCGCCGACCTCACCGGCTCGCTCAAGATGGACGCCTTCAAGAAGGACTTCCCCGAGCGGTTTTTCCAGGTGGGCATCGCCGAGGCCAACATGATGGGCGTGGCCGCGGGCATGACCATTGGCGGTAAAATCCCCTTCACGGGCACGTTTGCCAACTTCAGCACCGGCCGCGTCTACGACCAGATTCGCCAGAGCATTGCCTATTCGGATAAGAACGTAAAAATCTGTGCTTCGCACGCCGGCCTCACGCTGGGCGAAGACGGCGCCACCCACCAGATTCTGGAAGACCTGGGCATGATGAAAATGCTGCCCGGCATGACCGTTATCAACCCCTGCGACTACAACCAGACCAAGGCGGCTACCATCGCCATTGCCGAGCACGAAGGCCCCGTGTACCTGCGGTTTGGCCGCCCCGTGGTGCCCAACTTCACGCCCGCCGACCAGAAGTTTGAAATCGGCAAGGCCTGGATGCTGAACGAAGGCACCGACGTGAGCATCTTCGCCACCGGCCACCTCGTGTGGAAAGCCGTGCTCGCCGGCAAGCTGCTGGCCGAGAAGGGCATCAACGCCGAAATCATCAACATCCACACCATCAAGCCGCTCGACAAGGAAGCCATCCTGGCCTCGGCCCGCAAAACGCGCTGCGTGGTGACCGCCGAAGAGCACCAGATGAACGGCGGCCTCGGCGACAGCATCGCCCAGCTGCTGGCCCGCGAAGAGCCGCTGCCCCTGGAAATGGTGGCTGTGAACGACAGCTTCGGCGAAAGCGCCACGCCCGACCAGCTGATGGAGAAATACAAGCTTAACGAAGCCGCCATCGTGGCCGCTGTGGAAGCGGTGATGAAGCGCCGAAAGTAG
- a CDS encoding endonuclease domain-containing protein, with product MTSLNNLPHKKDQRRALRNNLTPAEAKLWSVLKSGQLAGRKFRRQHSIGEFILDFYCPQEKLAVELDGASHFTASGNLHDAARTVYLNAAGIHVIRFENKLIWSALDSVLHTIEFAFHERR from the coding sequence ATGACCAGCCTGAATAACCTTCCTCACAAAAAAGATCAGCGCCGCGCCCTCCGCAATAATCTCACGCCTGCCGAAGCCAAATTGTGGAGCGTGCTAAAAAGCGGCCAGCTTGCTGGCCGTAAATTCCGCCGCCAGCACAGCATTGGTGAGTTTATTCTTGATTTTTACTGTCCGCAGGAAAAGCTTGCGGTAGAATTGGATGGTGCCAGCCATTTTACTGCTTCCGGTAATTTGCACGATGCGGCGCGTACTGTTTACCTGAATGCGGCGGGCATTCACGTAATCCGGTTCGAGAATAAGCTGATTTGGTCTGCTTTAGATAGCGTTTTGCATACAATTGAATTTGCCTTTCACGAACGCAGGTGA
- a CDS encoding vWA domain-containing protein, whose protein sequence is MFLLDASGSMLAPWEGQPRWNVAKRMLSKMVDSLNAYPNLELGLRVYGHQFPNADKNCQDSRLEVPFAPKNAKAIKDKLTTLKAQGNTPITYSLLQSANDFPTDKSSRNVLLLITDGLESCNADPCAASVALQRKHVFLKPFVIGIGAEKEFGKQLECLGQYYNAAEIKTFRTVMNDVIAQTLSKTTVAVNLTDADGRPVESNVNMTFVNNVTEQPEYNYVHYRDAQGKADVLAIDALQSYDLVINTVPPVRQSNLAIKPGKANVLTFKTPQGVLWLQNPQLAPNPYGTVQAVVRDPQKNTVASFPFGTKQKLLAGNYEVELLTLPRITRRVTVKQGQELEVTYPAPGTLNITTDLKGYGSIYKLNNDESQTWIYNLPDGGSSKLNLPMQPGAYRLVFRTKTSTGSKFTDVRNFSIRSGQTTSVAIFGK, encoded by the coding sequence TTGTTTCTGCTCGATGCTTCGGGCTCGATGCTGGCGCCCTGGGAGGGGCAGCCCCGCTGGAACGTGGCCAAGCGTATGCTCAGTAAAATGGTGGATTCGCTCAATGCCTACCCCAACCTGGAGCTGGGCCTGCGCGTGTACGGCCACCAGTTTCCCAATGCCGATAAAAACTGCCAGGACTCGCGCCTGGAAGTACCCTTTGCGCCCAAAAACGCCAAGGCCATCAAGGACAAGCTCACCACGCTCAAGGCGCAGGGCAACACGCCCATCACGTATTCGCTGCTGCAATCGGCCAACGACTTTCCCACCGATAAGTCGTCGCGCAATGTGCTGTTGCTGATTACTGACGGCCTGGAGTCGTGCAACGCCGACCCCTGCGCCGCCTCGGTAGCTTTGCAGCGCAAGCACGTGTTTTTGAAGCCATTCGTCATCGGCATTGGAGCGGAAAAGGAATTTGGGAAGCAGCTCGAATGCCTGGGCCAGTACTACAATGCGGCCGAAATCAAGACCTTTCGCACGGTGATGAACGACGTCATTGCCCAGACCCTGAGCAAAACCACCGTCGCTGTGAACCTCACCGACGCCGACGGCCGCCCCGTGGAAAGCAACGTGAACATGACGTTTGTGAACAACGTGACCGAGCAGCCCGAGTACAACTACGTGCACTACCGCGATGCCCAGGGCAAGGCCGACGTGCTCGCTATTGATGCCCTGCAGAGCTACGACTTGGTGATAAACACGGTGCCGCCCGTGCGCCAGTCCAACCTCGCCATCAAGCCCGGCAAGGCCAACGTTCTTACTTTCAAAACGCCACAGGGAGTGCTCTGGCTCCAAAATCCGCAGCTCGCGCCCAACCCCTATGGCACGGTGCAGGCCGTGGTGCGCGACCCGCAGAAGAACACCGTGGCCAGCTTCCCCTTCGGCACCAAACAAAAGCTGCTGGCCGGCAACTACGAAGTTGAGCTGCTCACGCTGCCGCGCATCACCCGCCGCGTCACCGTCAAGCAGGGGCAGGAGCTGGAAGTTACCTACCCCGCCCCCGGCACCCTCAACATCACCACCGACCTGAAAGGCTACGGCAGCATCTACAAGCTCAACAACGACGAGTCCCAAACCTGGATTTACAACTTGCCCGATGGCGGCAGCAGCAAGCTCAACCTGCCCATGCAGCCCGGCGCCTACCGCTTGGTTTTTCGCACCAAGACCAGCACCGGTAGTAAGTTTACCGACGTGCGGAATTTTAGTATTCGCAGTGGGCAAACGACTTCGGTAGCCATTTTTGGTAAATGA
- a CDS encoding transketolase yields MPQTAEIATADLKEIAAQVRRDIVRMVHAVNSGHPGGSLGCTDLLVALYFKVMKHNPQPFSMDGAGEDLFFLSNGHISATLYSVLARSGYFPVSELATFRKLNSRLQGHPTTHEGLPGIRIASGSLGQGLSVACGAAQAKKLNGDDRRVFVLMGDGELEEGQNWEAIMYAAHHKIDNLIGVIDHNGQQIDGSTADIGGLGDLRSKFEAFGWHVLQADGNDYATLLPALEAAQAATGQGKPVMFIMDTRMGFGVDFMMEGHKWHGVAPNDAQLATALEQLTVGTVADY; encoded by the coding sequence ATGCCCCAGACTGCCGAAATAGCTACTGCCGACCTCAAAGAAATTGCTGCCCAGGTGCGGCGCGACATCGTGCGCATGGTGCACGCCGTGAACTCGGGCCATCCCGGCGGCTCGTTGGGCTGCACTGATTTGCTGGTGGCGCTCTACTTCAAGGTGATGAAGCACAACCCCCAGCCCTTCAGCATGGACGGGGCAGGGGAGGACCTGTTTTTCCTGTCGAACGGGCACATTTCGGCCACGCTGTACTCGGTACTGGCCCGTTCGGGCTACTTCCCGGTGAGCGAGCTGGCCACGTTCCGCAAGCTCAACTCGCGGCTGCAGGGCCACCCCACCACCCACGAGGGTTTGCCGGGCATCCGCATTGCCTCGGGCTCGTTGGGCCAGGGCCTCAGCGTGGCCTGCGGCGCCGCCCAAGCCAAAAAGCTGAACGGTGACGACCGCCGCGTGTTCGTGCTCATGGGCGACGGCGAGCTGGAAGAGGGGCAGAACTGGGAGGCCATCATGTACGCCGCCCACCACAAAATCGACAACCTCATCGGGGTTATCGACCACAACGGCCAGCAGATTGACGGCTCCACCGCCGATATCGGCGGCCTCGGCGACTTGCGCTCGAAGTTCGAAGCTTTTGGCTGGCACGTGCTGCAGGCCGATGGCAACGACTACGCCACCCTCTTGCCGGCCCTCGAAGCTGCTCAAGCCGCCACTGGCCAGGGCAAGCCCGTCATGTTCATCATGGACACCCGCATGGGCTTCGGCGTCGACTTTATGATGGAAGGCCACAAGTGGCACGGCGTAGCACCCAACGACGCCCAACTGGCCACCGCCCTCGAGCAGCTGACCGTGGGTACCGTAGCCGACTACTAA
- the bcp gene encoding thioredoxin-dependent thiol peroxidase, whose protein sequence is MTLEPGQVAPDFTATDQDGNTIRLSDLRGQRVALYFYPKDDTPGCTAQACNLRDHQEELTAQNIKVIGVSTDNEVAHKKFALKYDLPFPLLVDTEKKIVQDYGVWQEKKNYGKTYMGTVRTTFLIDENGLVDKIIKKVDTKEHAAQLL, encoded by the coding sequence ATGACACTTGAACCCGGACAGGTTGCCCCAGATTTCACTGCTACCGACCAGGATGGCAACACCATCCGCCTTTCGGACCTGCGTGGGCAACGCGTGGCGCTTTATTTCTACCCCAAAGACGATACCCCCGGCTGTACGGCCCAAGCCTGCAACCTGCGCGACCACCAAGAGGAGCTCACGGCCCAGAACATCAAGGTAATAGGCGTGAGCACCGACAACGAAGTCGCGCACAAGAAATTTGCCCTGAAATACGACCTCCCATTTCCGCTGCTGGTGGACACCGAGAAAAAGATTGTGCAGGACTACGGCGTGTGGCAGGAGAAAAAGAACTACGGCAAAACCTACATGGGCACTGTGCGCACCACGTTTTTGATTGATGAAAACGGCCTGGTTGATAAAATTATCAAGAAGGTGGATACCAAAGAACACGCCGCCCAGCTACTGTAA
- a CDS encoding M23 family metallopeptidase translates to MKWVFGLAVAMMACSPESVGGQEADSSDHEHSIGEMLGGGSKPTVPAGYFQFPIAPGKPGFLAGSMGELRPNHFHGGLDIKTGGGVNQPVYAAADGYISRLKQSSFGYGNVLYITHPNGLTTVYGHLNEFRGPVAAELQRRQYEKQSFELELFFEKDRFPVKRGELVALSGNTGGSAGPHLHWEVRDAQDRQYNPLQWGGFAEIQDHVAPTLQAFALEPLSIEARVKKVFAKALFAPKVQPGPGVATTWPDTISCFGTVGLLVQGFDRFDNAWNRNGIQRVTVKVNGQPFYQHMIDAVPFPTGTRQVGNFVDFLYQQTQGRTLQKLWVDEGNDLSMYSTGATKGRLTVEAGKVYSIDITLADSYNNQTPVHLVLRGEQPAYFKTRSAAAKRPALRYEVTRNLLKAVATDPSADSVAANLVLLRGNRRLEIRPSYTQNSENVYLYDLRAGLPDSLQFGSITKKFDRQVLVPAHKESTYSTANLNLIFGPETLFDNLYLNTLYRPEPTGSGFWTVGSPLLPLYKTALLTLKPATPPTDPQRTAIYAATLKGGKAYVGGKWDANGQITAAIRQFGSYRILTDTIAPKGSLIGRPGGQLLFRVGDDLSGLASYRLLVGGKFRLLRFEHKNSTLFTVAGDTLGPRLRGPAELHLTDQAGNERVVSLNL, encoded by the coding sequence GTGAAGTGGGTGTTTGGGTTGGCGGTGGCCATGATGGCCTGCAGCCCCGAATCGGTGGGGGGGCAGGAAGCCGACTCGAGCGACCACGAGCACAGCATCGGTGAAATGCTGGGCGGAGGCAGCAAACCCACCGTGCCGGCGGGGTATTTCCAGTTTCCCATTGCCCCAGGCAAGCCGGGCTTTCTGGCCGGCAGTATGGGCGAGCTGCGCCCCAACCACTTCCACGGCGGGCTCGACATCAAGACCGGCGGCGGGGTAAACCAACCGGTGTACGCGGCGGCCGACGGCTACATTTCGCGCCTCAAGCAGTCGTCGTTTGGCTACGGCAACGTGCTCTACATCACGCACCCCAACGGCCTGACCACGGTGTACGGCCACCTCAACGAATTCCGGGGCCCCGTGGCGGCCGAGCTGCAGCGCCGCCAGTACGAGAAGCAGAGCTTCGAGCTGGAGCTCTTCTTCGAGAAAGACCGGTTTCCGGTGAAGCGCGGCGAGCTGGTGGCCCTGTCGGGCAACACCGGCGGCTCGGCGGGCCCCCACCTGCACTGGGAAGTGCGCGACGCCCAGGACCGGCAGTACAACCCCCTGCAGTGGGGCGGCTTTGCCGAAATCCAGGACCACGTGGCCCCCACGCTGCAAGCCTTTGCCCTGGAGCCGCTCAGCATAGAGGCGCGGGTGAAAAAGGTGTTTGCCAAAGCATTGTTTGCGCCCAAAGTGCAGCCGGGGCCGGGCGTGGCCACCACCTGGCCCGATACCATTAGCTGCTTTGGCACGGTGGGGCTGCTGGTGCAGGGCTTCGATCGGTTTGACAATGCCTGGAACCGCAACGGCATTCAGCGCGTGACGGTGAAGGTAAACGGCCAGCCGTTTTACCAGCACATGATTGATGCCGTGCCGTTCCCGACGGGTACCCGGCAGGTGGGCAACTTCGTTGATTTCCTGTACCAGCAAACCCAGGGCCGCACCCTGCAAAAGCTGTGGGTAGACGAAGGCAACGACCTGAGCATGTACAGCACCGGCGCCACCAAAGGCCGCCTGACCGTGGAAGCCGGCAAAGTATATAGCATCGACATCACCCTGGCCGACTCCTACAACAACCAGACGCCCGTGCACCTGGTGTTGCGCGGCGAGCAGCCGGCGTATTTCAAAACCCGCTCGGCCGCTGCCAAGCGCCCCGCCCTGCGCTATGAGGTGACGCGCAACCTGCTCAAAGCCGTGGCCACCGACCCCAGTGCCGATTCCGTGGCGGCCAACCTGGTGCTGCTGCGCGGCAACCGGCGGCTGGAAATCCGGCCCAGCTACACCCAAAATAGCGAAAACGTGTACCTGTACGACCTGCGCGCCGGCCTGCCCGATTCGCTGCAGTTTGGCAGCATCACCAAGAAATTCGACCGCCAGGTGCTGGTGCCGGCGCACAAGGAATCCACCTATTCCACCGCCAACCTCAACCTGATATTCGGGCCCGAAACGCTCTTCGACAACCTGTACCTGAACACGCTTTACCGGCCCGAGCCCACGGGCAGCGGCTTCTGGACGGTGGGCAGCCCCCTGCTGCCGCTCTACAAAACGGCCTTGCTCACCCTCAAGCCGGCCACGCCGCCCACCGACCCGCAGCGCACCGCCATCTACGCCGCCACGCTGAAAGGGGGGAAGGCTTATGTGGGCGGCAAATGGGACGCCAACGGCCAGATTACGGCCGCCATTCGGCAGTTTGGGTCCTACCGCATTCTTACCGATACCATTGCGCCCAAAGGCAGCCTCATTGGGCGGCCCGGTGGCCAGCTGCTTTTCCGGGTAGGCGACGACCTTTCGGGGCTGGCCAGCTACCGCTTGCTGGTGGGAGGCAAATTCCGCCTGCTGCGCTTCGAGCATAAAAATTCTACCCTCTTCACCGTAGCCGGCGACACGCTGGGCCCGCGGCTGCGCGGCCCCGCCGAGCTGCACCTGACCGACCAGGCCGGCAATGAACGGGTGGTGAGCTTGAATTTGTAG
- a CDS encoding fumarylacetoacetate hydrolase family protein — protein MKIICIGRNYADHIAELHNEVPAAPVIFLKPETALLQRGQPFFIPEFSQDIHHELELVLRVSKNGRHIDEQFAHTYFDAVGLGIDFTARDLQTELKKKGLPWELAKAFDGSAPISATFKPVTEIAELGNINFHLEVNGETRQTGNSGLMLHPFAKIISFVSKFISLKMGDLIFTGTPAGVGPVKMGDQLQGFLESEKLLELSVR, from the coding sequence ATGAAAATCATCTGCATCGGCCGCAACTACGCCGACCACATTGCCGAGCTGCACAACGAAGTGCCCGCGGCCCCGGTCATTTTCCTCAAGCCCGAAACGGCCCTGCTGCAGCGCGGGCAGCCCTTCTTCATCCCCGAGTTTTCGCAGGACATCCACCACGAGCTGGAGCTGGTGCTGCGCGTGAGCAAGAACGGCCGGCACATCGACGAGCAGTTTGCGCACACCTATTTCGACGCCGTTGGGCTGGGCATCGATTTCACGGCCCGCGACCTGCAAACCGAGCTCAAGAAGAAGGGCCTGCCCTGGGAGCTGGCCAAGGCCTTCGATGGCTCGGCGCCCATTTCCGCAACCTTCAAACCGGTAACGGAAATCGCCGAGCTGGGCAACATTAATTTCCACCTGGAGGTAAACGGCGAGACCCGCCAGACCGGCAACTCCGGCCTGATGCTGCACCCGTTTGCCAAAATCATCAGTTTTGTATCGAAATTCATTTCGCTGAAAATGGGGGATTTGATATTTACCGGAACCCCCGCCGGGGTTGGGCCGGTTAAAATGGGCGACCAATTGCAGGGCTTTCTGGAAAGCGAAAAATTATTGGAGCTGAGCGTGCGGTAA
- a CDS encoding M48 family metallopeptidase, with the protein MFKKLALLASLTFMAACTTVPITGRRQLSLVSDSEINTLAATQYREVIAKGPLSTNPEYVGMVRRVGQRIQHAVEEYFRQQNASDQLAGYQWEFNVIEDKQQNAWCMPGGKVAVYTGILPITQDENGLAVVMAHEIAHAVAKHGSERMSQGLVQQLGGQALSAALSTNAPATQQLALQAFGVGSSIGLLKYGRNQESEADHLGLIFMAMAGYNPDGAITFWQRMEARENQASPPEFLSTHPSSGTRIADIQRELPEARKYYKPR; encoded by the coding sequence ATGTTCAAGAAACTAGCCCTTCTGGCCAGCCTGACCTTTATGGCGGCCTGTACCACGGTGCCCATCACGGGCCGCCGCCAGCTCAGCCTGGTGAGCGACAGCGAAATCAATACCCTGGCCGCCACCCAATACCGCGAGGTTATTGCCAAAGGCCCGCTTTCTACCAACCCCGAGTACGTGGGTATGGTGCGGCGCGTAGGCCAACGCATTCAGCACGCCGTGGAAGAGTATTTCCGCCAGCAAAACGCGTCTGACCAGCTGGCGGGCTACCAGTGGGAGTTCAACGTGATTGAGGACAAGCAGCAAAATGCCTGGTGCATGCCCGGCGGCAAGGTGGCCGTGTATACCGGCATTTTGCCCATCACGCAGGACGAAAACGGCCTGGCCGTGGTAATGGCCCACGAAATTGCGCACGCCGTGGCCAAGCACGGCTCCGAGCGCATGAGCCAGGGCCTGGTGCAGCAGCTCGGGGGCCAGGCGCTGTCGGCCGCGCTCTCCACCAATGCGCCGGCTACCCAGCAGCTGGCGCTGCAGGCGTTTGGCGTGGGCTCGTCCATCGGCTTGCTCAAGTACGGCCGCAACCAGGAATCGGAGGCCGACCACCTGGGCCTGATTTTTATGGCCATGGCCGGCTACAATCCCGACGGCGCCATCACGTTCTGGCAGCGCATGGAAGCGCGCGAAAACCAGGCCTCGCCGCCCGAATTCCTGTCCACTCACCCGTCCAGCGGCACCCGCATTGCCGACATCCAACGCGAATTGCCCGAGGCGCGTAAGTATTATAAGCCGCGTTAG